A window of Bombyx mori chromosome 2, ASM3026992v2 contains these coding sequences:
- the LOC101740183 gene encoding protein seele — protein sequence MRLNSLIFAFVILFSVVSARIDPKNLKCLVCRTTFEELHQVIKSIDKWKRVDVGNFRMDKDGNTMQQKVPAHRSAVYISELIDEICKKMDDYVRVYYKSTGKLTIMQLMTKEGGMNPEFSKTKFVTDDDLNKSLEYYCERMFEDNEDEITSLYVKRPDDDVMPDAEREICFNHAKYCEEWMLPTEEDTTWTREMEEEYVKVHGPDPYGFGGVPPPAHPDLSEDYDDTDQQTDDFGDDIRDEL from the exons atgagATTGAATAGTTTAATTTTTGCATTTGTGATTTTATTCAGTGTTGTTTCAGCAAGAATCGAccctaaaaacttaaaatgtttgG TTTGTCGGACGACGTTTGAGGAGCTTCACCAGGTGATAAAAAGCATAGATAAATGGAAAAGAGTCGAT gttgGCAACTTCAGAATGGACAAAGATGGCAACACAATGCAGCAGAAAGTGCCCGCTCATCGGTCTGCGGTCTACATTTCTGAACTTATTGATGAGATCT GCAAAAAGATGGATGACTACGTCCGCGTTTACTACAAGTCGACCGGTAAACTGACGATAATGCAGCTGATGACCAAGGAGGGCGGCATGAACCCTGAATTCTCGAAGACCAAATTCGTCACCGACGACGACCTGAACAAAAGCTTGGAGTATTAC TGCGAACGTATGTTTGAAGACAACGAGGACGAGATCACGTCTTTGTACGTGAAGCGACCCGACGATGACGTCATGCCGGACGCGGAACGCGAG ATATGCTTCAACCACGCCAAGTATTGCGAGGAGTGGATGTTACCCACTGAAGAGGACACGACTTGGACCAGAGAAATGGAGGAGGAGTATGTCAAG GTCCACGGGCCGGACCCGTACGGCTTTGGGGGCGTGCCGCCGCCCGCCCATCCCGACCTGTCCGAGGACTACGACGACACCGACCAACAGACCGACGACTTCGGCGACGACATCAGGGACGAGCTCTAG